Part of the Candoia aspera isolate rCanAsp1 chromosome 1, rCanAsp1.hap2, whole genome shotgun sequence genome, TGGGTTTCTCACATGTCTTACAATCAGCTACTCAGCCGGCGCTCCCCTACCTCAGAGAAGATCTCTAGCTTTGTGAGATGAGGTAAGATTAGGGCAAATGTTCATCTTCTTCCCTTTTACCAATAGAACAACCTGCTGTTTTTAATGTGACATTCCGTCGTGGTGAGGATTATCCAATAGATCTGTATTATTTGATGGACCTCTCATTCTCTATGGAAGATGATCTGCAAATCGTGAAGAAATTAGGAGGGGATCTCCTTAAAGCTCTCCAAAGTATTACCAAACGTGCACGGATAGGTACGTGCCTtcttctaaaatatatataactgGCTTCTGTCACAGCAGGTGGAAGCACCTAACCAAcattagctgatcttgaaaaacagCTAATAAGGGTCAGGCCCAGCCAGTGTTCAGTGAGAGACCACCCTGAAATCTAGGGCTGTTGGTTAGATAGAAAGCACAAAAGAAAATCCCAGGTGGTAGCCGTGGCAAATGGcttcatattgctgccaagaaaatggcatggctGTGTCCATGCAGTGACCCAGGAGTAAGTTTGACTTGAATGAGTCTCTGTTCTTCCAACTGTTTCCGGCTACTAAGATTCCACTGAGAAATTCGCTACTGTGAGACTGGCATTCCTCATATCATAGTTAACAGCTCTTAGTCTTGCATTAGGGGTTTTGAAGAAATATCCATTTTTAGAATTGTAATGTTAGATACAACTACATTTTGTAGTAagctttctgcagacttaacttaTATCAGATAAGATGCCAAACCATGGAAATAAGAGACTAGGGCTCTGGAGCAACATTCCTGTAAAGAAGGATTACATTATTTTGGGTTTCCTGATTCAGGGCACTTCTGTGCTACTATAGTTTCCGCTCTTGAAGCCCTCAAGTTTACTCCCACAGTGGCCTGCACTGGCCCCCACTTCAGCCATTATGGACAGTCAGTCACCAAGGCCAACTAATGCTTCTTCTGGTGGTAGGAATGCCAGACCAGCCGCTTAGTGGCACTACACATACTTGCCCCATCCTCACCTCACCAGGATTATTTTTCccagaaaataatgaaacataccCCTGCTGGTTGAAAAGCCCAGTGGGATAGTACCAAGATTTGTAGTTTGTCAGCAATGGAGAAGTGGAAATGCCAAAGGGAAACCAGCCTGCCCCAAGCACCAAGGAGCTCCAGCATCTCAGTTTGTAAAATGGAAGTTTTGCAAAGTGAGATTCTGGACAGTTGGTCCGGAAGAACACAGGGGCATGATACTGTTGAGAGATCAGCACTAAAGCCTTCTGAGGTAGCCTTAGAAATCATCTTCTCACATCATACTATAAACTAAGGTCCTACAAATAAACTAAAAGTTGGGGGAAATCAAGAAAGTGCTGCACATACTACTTAATGCAACAGTGGAATTCACTTCCTCAGGCTATGCTGAGGGCCATCAACTGGGTGCAATCCAGCCAAACTCTTCTTAAGACAGTTGGTATCACCAAAGCAGCTCCTTGAAGGACAGAAGCTAGTAGAAAATGAGAGGGAATTGTACTTCTAAGGGGAAAGCATCATGTAATTTCTGTTTTGCACAACAGCTATATCTAAGGAAAATAGCTATTATTGAAATATAGTGATGACATGAATATATATTATTCCAACTGTATCTAATTATCAAAGGATATCCctttataattttaataattgcatttacagtcctgtttttttctctgctgtagttttgtttttaattatatatcCCTGCAATGATTTATGGTTCTCCCATACACACCCTCATATTCAGCAAAGTTGACTAGTTTTCAGTAATATTTCCCTATTTTGCTTTAGGTTTTGGTGCCTTTGTAGATAAGACTGTCTTGCCATTTGTAAACACACACCCAgagaagctccagaatccatgcCCAACCAAGGAGAGCAAGTGCCAGCCACCATTTGCTTTCAGGCATGTGCTCAGCCTCACTGATGATGTACAGAGTTTTCAAGAAGAAGTAGGAAAGCAGAACATATCAGGGAATCTTGATGCACCAGAAGGTGGACTTGATGCCATGATGCAGGCTGCTATATGTGGGGTAAGTCTCCTGACCACTATTGTGTGGAAATATAATTGATTGATGACCTCTTGCGGTCAAAAAATGGAAGATGGTTTTCCCTAACTTAATATTTCCTATATATGCTACTTTTGCATGAATTCTATACAAATACATTTCCTGTTCAGGCCCATGGATATACAGTAAGCCCATATAAATGCCACTATTGTCATGATAtcatattattatttacatttatattatgcTGGTGGTCAGTGTGGACGACTGAAACAGCTTGCAATAAAAAAGTGACCAACTAAGCATAATTAACAGTCCAGAATTTCCACAGGGGCTGCTCAGTTGTTAATACTAGTACTTGTCTTCTGCTCAggcttttttttctggaatgaatAAAAGAAGCCAAATCTTTTGACTTCAAAAATCATACCTTGATGTTTATTTAAAGCTTCTTAAGGTCATCAAATATCAGCATCAAGAATTATTAGAAAGTAAGGTTTTTTTTATGGTTCCTGAGGTGGGGTTGCTCTGTTGTTGTTTCAACAAACACACTCACTGAGTTTCAACTGAGGAttttgggaagaagagaaagtagaaatgcctcacatttattttcttcatatCTCTGTCACTGAAGACAGCCTGGGGGTAAGTCAGGACACAATAGCTTAGTTTCATGAAGAACTCTtttggaagaagaagaggtcagGAAGGGAATAGACTGAATGCCGAGTATCCTTCCTTAGCAGCTGGATAGGCATCTGGTAAAGCTATGTCAGTAGACAGGCTTGCCTGTCTTAGATCAAAAAATTGAGACAGACTGATTCATCATGTTCCTTCTTGCATCAATAATTGTTATAATTATTACTAGTTTGAAATCTGTTTTGCTTTAAAATCCAGAGTAAAATTGGCTGGAAGAATGTGACTCGCTTATTGGTGTACACAACAGATGATGGTTTCCATTTTGCCGGGGATGGTAAGCTTGGAGCCATTTTAACGCCTTTTGATGGAGAATGCCACCTGGAGGAAAATATGTACAAAAAGAGCAATGAATATGTAAGTGCTCAAGTAGCTCCCCGCTAGTATTGTTGTATGGTAAGTATTTTGCTGTTTCAATCTAGAGCTGGGCTGGACTCCATGTAGAACTGCTGGTCTGCACTGTTCTGCCTCTAGAAATGAGAATCAAGATACCAAACATTTTGACAATAAAAACATGATTTACAAAGCAGCAGTAATTAAGGGCaagattttatattgttttttcttaCATCTAATTATGCAATTgtatacatatttatttctattatataTTTAGAATGACATGTACATGTgtctgcatgtgtgcacacacacccaaaaaCACACACACGGTGTACTGCCTAAAGAAAATCCATGGAATAAAAAAGAgcagacaaaatattaaaatgtagtaGGGCTGTAGACAGGCCAAAAATTATTGAAGAGAAGTACTGTGGACCTTGTGTGAACACAGAACCTCTCTGTGTTCATTAAAGCCATCCAACATTTTTTAGGCTTCCGCCCGGGAGCCCTGAAAAGAAATGGATGGCTTTAGTGAATAGCAGAAAGCTGCTGCCCTGTGGCTCAGGCAGGGTCCAAAACACTTCTTCTAAACCCTTGTCTACACATGCCCACCACAGTCCCCTCCCTCTGTTGGCCATTCCATAACTTCTTTTGAAGAAAAGATGGTTCACAACAGGAGCTACAAGATGAGCAAGGGTCAGGTTCTGCCAGCAATCCTCGTGTAGAGCAAGAGGTCTCATAACCTGATGCTCTGTCACTCAAGGCCAGGGTTGCTCTCAGACTGATGGCGCTAGAGCTACCAGGTCCATGACATGGCGCAGGAGAGGGAGAATAAAATAGTAGGACACAGCAAGGCATCCATACTGCTATGAATGCAGTAAGTAAACATTCAGCAATTGTTTCATCTTTTCCATCTCAGTGGACTTTTGTGGAACGAAAaggtgggaggagaaaaaaaaaagtgggaaaatatGGGAGAGGTGCAGTGGGAACCAAATAATATTTGTACTGCCCAGATGAAAAATTCAGGCTGAGACTGAGGCAGGGTGATTTCTTGTCCAAAAGCTGGGTCAGATTTAGTGCATGGGCTAGGTTATCATCTGTACTGATTTGAAAAGAGAGCCCTCACACCGTTTCCTTGGTTCCATAGGACTATCCTTCTGTTGGTCACTTGATACAAAAACTTAAAGAAAACAATATCCAGCCCATTTTTGCTGTTACCAGTAAAGTGTATGATACATACGAAGTAAGTAAATCTCCAGTAAAATAGAAGATTTTGTAAATTATGTCATGTGAACAAAGCAAATGTTGTTATGGTAATAGGCTGCATGAAAGATTCTCAGATAACACTTTTGGTATATTTGTTCTTTACTGGTAGAAACTGAGCAAGATGATCCCCAAGTCTGCCGTAGGAAAACTGCAGGAGAATTCAAATAATATAATTCAACTCATCCAGCGGGCTTATGATGTAAGTTTTATTAACAATCTTCCTACCTTACTTAATTCCACCTCTAGCTCATAGGCTGTATAGGATCCCTGGAAGCCGCCTGCAGCCCATCAGGTCTgtctctgtccatctgtctgacTCTCAGTTCCAGGCAGCCTGACAATCCGCTTACTTACCGGCATGCTGCAGAAGGTCACTCTTGCAGGGAGGAAACAGAAAATCTCATGGCTTCTCCTTTTCTCCCAATCCAGGACTTAACAATAGTAATGTCCTTTGTCAGTGGTGGGATTAAAGAAGCATAATAGCTTCCACTTTCCTTCCAGTCTAGGAACTTAAAGCTGGTCTTTGGGTGTcgaggaggtgtgtgtgtgtgtctgtatgtgtgcacGCGCAAGGGAGATCTGTGTGTGTAATTTCCTATGTATGGTAAACATTTTatagatgtgtgtgtgagagagagagtgtgtgttttatgtgttttatgtGTGAATATTTACAGTGAAATACCTTGGTGTGCATTTGCATGCATCCATCATGCGCGGGTGTGGCCCCAAAGGATTTGGTGTGGCCCTTGCAGTGAAAAAGATTGCCCACCCCACTTTTCTTTAAGAGGTGATTGAGTCAGCTATTTGTTTTGCTCtttggaaatatatttaaattactaAAAAGTGTCAGgcagcaaaagcaaaagcagaacGATTGTTGGCTAGGAAAGTTATAGCCATCTTGGCCATTTTGCTTGCCAAGTCAGAGAACAATGAGTTCATTACAGGGACGAAAAATCCAGCCATTTGCAAGAAACAAATGTTGCTGTGGCTGTCTCTAGGTTTGGAAGACTATGTAAGAAGGTAGCAGTTAGCTGCATCAGTGGGTCATCACCTACTCTAAGAGATGTTATCAGAAAGAATGACACCAAAATTCTTTTGGGTTGTTTGATTAAATTAGCTGGAGGTGAGGGTGGTATCTTCTTTCTAGGTTTCAGCCAGGTTTTGTCGGAGATTAAAAAGTGATTCCCCAGTAAAGATTGGGTCAGAGTTTACACTATTTCTCAGGGAAATTTCACTTAATCAGTGGACATAAATATACAGGATTCTTGAATCGAGCTCAGCTCCTAGTGACTgtatccattcagttttcttggcatcattaTGGAAGTTATTCGCTATTTCcctcttctgggttttttttttttcaacttccccagCTAGCCAACAGCCGTGGAATTCTCCGGTGGTCCCCCATTCAAATTCCAGCCAGGACTAACCCTGTGTAGCTTCTGAGATACAGTAGCCAAGGTCAACTAGGTGTTGTTACCTGCTATTTCTCAATGGAAATACTCTCCATAATCAAAATATTCATAGAGTCACACAAAACAGTTAAGTCTCATTTGTTCTGAGCTGTCCCTCCATTTTCTTCCAGTTTGGGAACTTTTTTTTAGAACAAAATGCAATCTAAACAGAAATCCTGAGCTAAAGTCACTTGGATAATGTTAACACAAAGGAAGGCACAAAATACAAGTTTTAGTGTACATCTTTTTTAATCTTACCTCTACTTGTTCATCTAAATACCAGGCTGATTACATGACAGGTTTATGAAGAATGGAGAAGCCTTCAGATCCATTGCAATGGAAAATGAACCCAAGAGATTCCTTTTAGCTGCCCTGTTTTTCTCAAGGATTCTGTTTTTCTATTCTATACGTAAGAAGTGTGTCTATGTGAACTTACCGACAATAGTATTTTGCTTTTCCTCTGAATAATAAGATTTATGAATACATAAGTTCCAGTCTTCCATTCTTCcaacaactttatttttatttcattttaggaTTTGtcttccaaaattattttggaaCATAGCTCTGTGCCAAGCTCCATCAAAATCTCATATGATTCCTTCTGCCCTAATAAAATACATACGAAGGATCAACCAAGAGGGGAATGTgacaatgtaaaaataaataacgAGGTAGGGGGTAATTCATACATTGTTTCTGTTGAAAAGTATTTTGACTGTAGTGTACATGGAAAGAAAAGGCCAGTTCTCCATTTCAGGAATCATTTatggtatttacttacttactaactTATTTTATAAGCCTGTTCATCAAAGCTTTTAAAGATTCTGTTGAAAAGTTTGTGATGTTTTTCCTTTGAACTGAAAAGATACTATGCTCTGCTTAGAATTCCTTcccattccttctttttaaaacaatgcagtTGACGTAAAATTATTTGTGGCACCCCCTTTCTTAAAAGATGTGGCTGACTCCCTTGCAGACGAATTCTCAATAGAGTGTTACACCTGGAGACAATCTGCATTGAAATTGCTTTTGTATATGTGTGGCAGCAATTGTATTTTCCAAAatacagctcctgctcaagagaaacagaacagaacaaaatgcagttTTTTATATGGTACTCAAGGTATCTcccctgtttgtctgtctgtctgtctctctctaacTAGTGCTCATTAATTGACGGACTGATTAATCTATAGCTCAAGACTGTTAAATAAACCAGTCTTTTTGGCAACCCTCCCCACTCCAAAGAACAAATAGGGATTTGAGGTTGGTGTGGTTTATCACTAATTAGGGTGTATTACAATTCGTATGTAAAAACAAATCACGGTATCTGCTAAATATCACAGTATCTGCTGAATGAGAAGCCatgctagagagccagtttggtctagtggttaaggcaacaggctagaagccaggagactgagagttctggtccggcctcaggcatgaaagccggctgggtgatcttgggccagtccctctctctcagcccaagagccaatcaggtgtggtatgagagttctagtcccgccttaggcatgaaagccggctgggtgatcttgggccagtccctctctctcagcccaagagccaatcaggtgtggtatgagagttctagtcccgccttaggcatgaaagccggctgggtgatcttgggccagtccctctctctcagcccaagagccaatcaggtgtggtatgagagttctagtcccgcctcaggcacgaaagccggctgggtgaccttgggccagtccctctctctcagcccagctcacctcacagggttgctgttgtggggaaaacaggaggaggactgttaagtatgttccctgccttgagttatttataaaaataataaaggcaggatattaaataaagaaataaatagaaactaAATTCCTGCTTTTGCACATTATACCTTATCCTGATTTACCTTTATATACTAGCTCCATATGCTGATTATGTATTTGCCTCTGTgtatgcatacagtatatccattCCCTGTTTCACACTCTTTGTCCAAATCAGGTACCCTCTGACCACTTTTTATAAAATAATCCACAGACATGCCAATATGGATATACATTAATGTTTAAATTTAAGAACCTATTTTTAAGGCATACTGTATCTAATTTGGCCTTGTACATTGTTTTTGTAAGTAGAGTTTCATTGATTTCATATGGTACTATGATTATTTGTGATGTATTACTTTTATTTAACCAAGTGACGTTCTGGAAAAATAGTTTGTAAGTAGTGTAGGTAAGTAACTAATGAAGAACTTTGCTCTTCAATAGTCCTCATTATTTTAAAAGTCATTTGAGATTAAGCAGcccttttttttcttacagattACCTTCCAAGTGAAAATTACAGCGACTTCCTGCATTGGAAATCAGACTCTTACTCTCCAGCCTCTTGGTTTCACAGACTTCACCACTGTGCGTTTGCGCAGTCGGTGCAACTGTGAATGTGATGAGGAAATACCAAGTAAATCCGATTGCAATGGACAAGGGATTATAGACTGTGGGATTTGCAGGTAATCTTAACTATTTTAGCAATAGAAACCAAATATTTGCCAGCGTATGTATGGTACATCTATATTTTCATGCCGTCTATCAATCAAAAGCTCTTCttacagaaaacagaaatgcttGCCTGAATTTTCCAAGGCAAGGAATTTAACCTGGGAACAATGAATAGCAATAAAAAAAAGTACCTTTTTTTTTccggtgccttcgagtcagtgttgactcctggcgactgcctggacaagtccctgcagttttcctggcaagatttcagaagtggtttgcccttggctgcttcccaggggtgagagagagggactggcccaaggtcccccagctggatttgtgcccaaggcaggactagaattcacggtctcccggtttctagcctggtgccttaactactacaccaaactggcaaatATTTCATACTTAATAATTTTCTTATCAAATTCACAAATCTGTCTGggcaatttttcattttttaacacATGCATACTAtacagaaacttaaaaaaaaattaaacagaaacttATGAAAAGAACTGGAAATAAGAAATACCTGATTGCAGATACTTAGAAATCTAGTACTTGCCTCAAGACTTTGAGGTAGTTCCAGGAGAAATCAAATGGTAGCCTGAGAAGAATTATGTAATCTGTACATAAGTCTGAGTGGCAGACACACCCATAGGCTGGATCCTGAATAAAAAGAAACTCGCAGAATAAttccatatccatccatccagaagTAAATGCCAGCGGGCATCCCTCTTTAATGAGTATGTATGAGATGCAGCCTGTGTAGCAATGGATTGTAAATACAGGTAAAGGAGACTGTAGTTGAAATTAAGGATGTTCAGACTAATGTTGCTTGTTAACTCTGTTCTTTGGTGTTGAATAGATGCAATGCTGGCTATATTGGAAAGAACTGTGATTGTGAGACTGGAGGCAAAACCAGGAAGGAACTGGAAAAAAGTTGTCGAAAGGACAATGCTTCAGTCATTTGTTCTGGCCTGGGCGATTGTGTGTGCGGACAATGCATCTGCCATACCATGGCAGATACCAAAAAGCATATTTATGGTTCCTTCTGTGAGTGTGACAACATGAACTGTGAGCTTCACAATGGTCAAGTGTGCGGAGGGGACAGTAAGTGACTGATGAAGACAGAAtacaaaaataatgaatttaCCTCTTCTGGC contains:
- the ITGB2 gene encoding integrin beta-2 isoform X2, with the translated sequence MDLSFSMEDDLQIVKKLGGDLLKALQSITKRARIGFGAFVDKTVLPFVNTHPEKLQNPCPTKESKCQPPFAFRHVLSLTDDVQSFQEEVGKQNISGNLDAPEGGLDAMMQAAICGSKIGWKNVTRLLVYTTDDGFHFAGDGKLGAILTPFDGECHLEENMYKKSNEYDYPSVGHLIQKLKENNIQPIFAVTSKVYDTYEKLSKMIPKSAVGKLQENSNNIIQLIQRAYDDLSSKIILEHSSVPSSIKISYDSFCPNKIHTKDQPRGECDNVKINNEITFQVKITATSCIGNQTLTLQPLGFTDFTTVRLRSRCNCECDEEIPSKSDCNGQGIIDCGICRCNAGYIGKNCDCETGGKTRKELEKSCRKDNASVICSGLGDCVCGQCICHTMADTKKHIYGSFCECDNMNCELHNGQVCGGDKQGICDCGKCKCKTGFDGTACQCISSTENCVNKNGNVCSLRGECQCNTCKCNGRYQPPLCEECPSCPSPCASYISCVECRAFGSGPFQKNCSRACANITVQSKAPPRSKQCKEKDSQNCWITYTMFQTDGEEHYSITFNPEKECPQPPNIAAIVGGTIAGVALIGLLLLMAWRLVAELIDRREYHRFEKEKAKAKWNEADNPLFKSATTTVVNPRFNGQ
- the ITGB2 gene encoding integrin beta-2 isoform X1; its protein translation is MFHKYFILLFGAVLLLLTTAFSLECTKYNVKTCQDCIESGPGCAWCKKRNFSKAGEPDSVRCDTNQQLLEKGCDGNIIFPKSFARPVSSDQPNKNKQIYPEEVRLHLRPEQPAVFNVTFRRGEDYPIDLYYLMDLSFSMEDDLQIVKKLGGDLLKALQSITKRARIGFGAFVDKTVLPFVNTHPEKLQNPCPTKESKCQPPFAFRHVLSLTDDVQSFQEEVGKQNISGNLDAPEGGLDAMMQAAICGSKIGWKNVTRLLVYTTDDGFHFAGDGKLGAILTPFDGECHLEENMYKKSNEYDYPSVGHLIQKLKENNIQPIFAVTSKVYDTYEKLSKMIPKSAVGKLQENSNNIIQLIQRAYDDLSSKIILEHSSVPSSIKISYDSFCPNKIHTKDQPRGECDNVKINNEITFQVKITATSCIGNQTLTLQPLGFTDFTTVRLRSRCNCECDEEIPSKSDCNGQGIIDCGICRCNAGYIGKNCDCETGGKTRKELEKSCRKDNASVICSGLGDCVCGQCICHTMADTKKHIYGSFCECDNMNCELHNGQVCGGDKQGICDCGKCKCKTGFDGTACQCISSTENCVNKNGNVCSLRGECQCNTCKCNGRYQPPLCEECPSCPSPCASYISCVECRAFGSGPFQKNCSRACANITVQSKAPPRSKQCKEKDSQNCWITYTMFQTDGEEHYSITFNPEKECPQPPNIAAIVGGTIAGVALIGLLLLMAWRLVAELIDRREYHRFEKEKAKAKWNEADNPLFKSATTTVVNPRFNGQ